The Pseudomonas benzenivorans region TGCCATGAGGCCTTCGACCGGGGCGTGGCCAGCGCCCAGGCCTGGTTGAGCAACGACGACAGCGGCTGGCTGTGGGCCAACCTGATCATCGAGCGCGACGCGCTGCCCCCCGGGGCGCAGCGCCGGGCATTCGAGATCGGCTTCCTCAGCCGGGTGCACCAGCGCTTGTGTTCGCCGTTCGGCGGCAACCACCAGGCGAGGAAGACCTGCCTGCAGCTGTAAGCCGGCTGTCGACCTCGCCACAGACAGCCCGCCGGGAGTTCCGACGGGCTACCCTTCAAGCCCCAATCACCGACGGTCCGCCGGGGGTGTCGATCACAGCCCACCGGCTCTGCGGGAAGGCGTAGCGAGTTCGCCCGAGCAACCGCTGGTGAAACCGCTTCGTGGTTTCCACGGGGCGAGCATCCAGGGCGAGCCCTGCCACTGTGTCGGGTGCTTTCCCCTGCACGGCACTTGCCCAATCTTGCGCTTTTCTCGCCCCATGGGCTGGCAGCCGCACCGCAGCGGCGTAGCATGGCTGGGTTGGAGAAAACAGCTATGGCGCAGTTCGATCAGTTACAGGTCTTCCAGAGCATGAGCCGCTCGCCCCACGCCCGCTTGCAGGGCAGCGCCGAGCTGGGCGACGGTTTGAGCGCGGCGCGGTGGAGCAACCGCGACGACCGTCGCGATTACCAGGCGCCGAGCCACCACACCCTGTCCTGCTACCTGGCCGGCGGCACCGGCACCTTTCACCGCGGGCGCCCGGGCAGCAAGGGCGCGCCGGACAAGCTGTGCATCCTGCCGGCCGGGCACCAGTCGGCCTGGGTGATCGACGGCGAGATCCAGCTGGCGCATCTGTACGTCAGCCAGGAGCAGTTCGCCCTCGGCGCGGTGCGCCTCCTCGACCGCGAGCCGAGGGAGCTGGAGCTGCGCGAGAGCATCTTCCTCGACGACCCGCAGCAGGCCCTGCGCTTTCGCCAGCTGTGCCGGCTGGACTGGCAGGAGCCCGGCGAGCGCCTGCTGACCAGTAGCCTGGCCCACGCGTTGCTCGACCACGCGCTGCTGTCCCAGGTCGGCCGCCGCGAGGGCCTGCGCCTGACCGGCGGCCTGGCTCCGATACAGCGCCGGCGGCTGCGCGAGTTCATCGACAGCCAGTTGGCCGAGCCGTTGAGCCTGGGGCAGCTGGCCGGCCTCTGCGCGTTGTCCGAATACCATTTCGCGCGCATGTTCCAGCTGAGCTTCGGCCTGCCGCCGCACCGCTACCTGCTCAACCGGCGCCTGGCCCGCGCCCAGGAACTGCTGCGCCAGACCCAGTTGCCCCTCGGTGAGGTCGCCCTGGCCTGCGGTTTCGCCAGCGCCAGCCATTTCAGCAACCGCTTCCGCCAGGCCTTCGCCGCCACGCCGGGCCAGTACCGCAGCGCATTCGCCGGCTGAGCCCCGCAAGCCCCCGCGGCTGTGTCAAAATTATTGGCTGTTCCGCGTTCGGCGCCGCCATGCCCAGTCTCGACTCGCCACACCCGGGGCTCAGATCATGA contains the following coding sequences:
- a CDS encoding LasR-specific antiactivator QslA, encoding MNRPCTSHLPPHDGHRGAIIKWPVNCHEAFDRGVASAQAWLSNDDSGWLWANLIIERDALPPGAQRRAFEIGFLSRVHQRLCSPFGGNHQARKTCLQL
- a CDS encoding AraC family transcriptional regulator, with the translated sequence MAQFDQLQVFQSMSRSPHARLQGSAELGDGLSAARWSNRDDRRDYQAPSHHTLSCYLAGGTGTFHRGRPGSKGAPDKLCILPAGHQSAWVIDGEIQLAHLYVSQEQFALGAVRLLDREPRELELRESIFLDDPQQALRFRQLCRLDWQEPGERLLTSSLAHALLDHALLSQVGRREGLRLTGGLAPIQRRRLREFIDSQLAEPLSLGQLAGLCALSEYHFARMFQLSFGLPPHRYLLNRRLARAQELLRQTQLPLGEVALACGFASASHFSNRFRQAFAATPGQYRSAFAG